From a single Glycine soja cultivar W05 chromosome 19, ASM419377v2, whole genome shotgun sequence genomic region:
- the LOC114399937 gene encoding protein DETOXIFICATION 21-like, protein MSSALSTLCGQAYGAKEYAMMGVYLQRSWIVMSLTTLFLLPVFIFTRPILMLLGQDEIIAEVAGTISLWSIPIIFAFIASFTCQNFLQSQSRNTIIAFLAAFSIVIHVFLSWLLTIQFKLEIPGAMTSTSLAFWIPNIGQLIFITCGWCSDTWKGFSFLAFKDLWPVVKLSLSSGVMLCLELWYNTILVLLTGNMENAEVQIDALSICLNINGWEMMISLGFMAAASVRVANELGKGSSKAAKFSIVVTVLTSFAIGFVLFLFFLFLREKLAYIFTTNKDVAQAVGDLSPLLAISILLNSVQPVLSGVAIGAGWQSIVAYVNIGCYYIIGVPVGVLLGNVLNLQVKGIWIGMLFGTFIQTVVLIVITYKTDWDKQVIITRNRINKWSKVESDHEIITSDH, encoded by the exons ATGTCAAGTGCGTTGTCAACACTATGTGGACAAGCATACGGTGCAAAAGAATATGCTATGATGGGAGTGTATCTTCAAAGATCATGGATAGTTATGTCCTTAACTACACTCTTCCTTCTTCCGGTGTTCATCTTCACACGACCCATTTTGATGCTCTTAGGCCAAGATGAGATTATAGCAGAAGTGGCAGGAACCATTTCTCTTTGGTCAATTCCAATCATATTTGCTTTTATTGCCTCGTTCACTTGCCAAAATTTCCTGCAATCTCAAAGCAGGAACACCATCATTGCATTCTTGGCGGCTTTCTCAATAGTTATTCATGTGTTTCTCTCTTGGCTATTGACAATTCAATTCAAGCTCGAGATTCCTGGTGCAATGACTTCAACAAGTTTGGCATTCTGGATTCCTAATATTGGTCAACTAATATTTATTACATGTGGTTGGTGCTCTGATACATGGAAGGGTTTCTCATTTTTAGCATTCAAAGATCTTTGGCCTGTTGTCAAGCTTTCCCTTTCATCTGGTGTCATGTTATG TCTTGAGCTCTGGTACAACACAATATTGGTTCTCTTAACGGGCAACATGGAAAATGCTGAGGTCCAAATTGATGCTCTATCTATATG CCTCAACATCAATGGATGGGAAATGATGATATCACTTGGTTTCATGGCTGCTGCAAG TGTTCGAGTGGCAAACGAGCTTGGAAAAGGAAGCTCCAAGGCTGCAAAGTTCTCTATAGTTGTGACAGTGCTTACATCCTTCGCCATTGGATTCGttctcttcttatttttcttatttttaagggAAAAACTTGCTTACATATTTACCACAAATAAAGACGTGGCCCAGGCTGTTGGTGACTTGTCACCTTTGTTGGCAATCTCTATTCTACTAAACAGTGTCCAACCTGTACTCTCGG GAGTTGCTATTGGAGCAGGGTGGCAAAGCATTGTAGCATATGTGAACATTGGGTGTTATTACATCATAGGTGTTCCTGTAGGAGTTCTACTTGGTAATGTTCTGAATTTGCAAGTCAAG GGTATTTGGATTGGAATGTTGTTTGGAACATTTATTCAAACTGTAGTGCTAATTGTAATCACCTACAAAACTGATTGGGACAAGCAG GTTATTATAACTCGTAATCGTATTAACAAGTGGTCTAAGGTGGAATCTGATCATGAAATAATTACATCAgatcattag
- the LOC114399934 gene encoding probable 2-isopropylmalate synthase, with the protein MASFSALTTPLGVGIGMGISSGYNPYSTQGKTSTDGTHPRSRPEYIPNHIPDPSYVRILDTTLRDGEQSPGAAMTSDQKLGIARQLVKLGVDIIDAGFPSASQEDFNAVKMIAQEVGNDCDADGYVPVIAALCRCNEKDITTAWEAVRYAKKPRLIPFIATSSIHMEYKLNKTKEEVLQIAIDMVKFTRSLGCDDIEFGVEDAARSDTEFLYKILEEVIKAGATTLCIADTVGITMPLEFGEMIAGIKANVPGVENVIISVHCHNDLGHATANTIQAACVGARQLEVTINGIGERAGNAAFEEVVMALKCRGDHALGGLYTGINTRHILKTSRMVEECSGMYLQPHKALVGDNSFLHESGIHQAGLLKHRGTYEIISPEDIGHERSNGANMVLGKLSGRHALKNRLQELGYELRDDELESVFRNFKAMAGKKKRVTDVDLKALVSDQVCHVEPIWKLDDLQVTCGTMGSSTASVKLVTVHGSTHVACSVGVGPVDAAYKAIDLIVKETVKVLEYTLNPVTEGTDAIATTRIVIRRENNKTLTHALNGNFVYPTFSGTGEGVDVVVSSVEAYLTALNKMLDFKD; encoded by the exons ATGGCTTCTTTTTCTGCACTGACTACACCCTTGGGTGTTGGGATTGGAATGGGTATCTCTTCGGGGTATAACCCTTACAGCACCCAAG GTAAAACATCTACCGACGGCACTCATCCTCGTTCTCGTCCTGAATACATTCCCAATCACATTCCCGACCCGTCATATGTCCGCATCCTGGACACCACCCTTCGCGATGGCGAGCAATCTCCCGGAGCTGCCATGACGTCCGATCAGAAGCTCGGGATTGCTCGCCAACTCGTGAAGTTGGGCGTGGACATCATCGATGCCGGTTTCCCTTCGGCGTCACAGGAAGACTTCAACGCTGTCAAGATGATAGCGCAAGAAGTTGGCAATGACTGTGACGCTGATGGGTATGTTCCAGTCATTGCTGCACTATGTAGGTGCAATGAGAAGGACATTACCACAGCGTGGGAGGCTGTGAGATACGCTAAGAAGCCAAGGCTAATACCTTTCATTGCAACCAGTTCGATTCACATGGAGTATAAGCTCAATAAGACTAAAGAAGAGGTGCTTCAAATTGCTATCGACATGGTCAAGTTTACACGCAGTTTAGGTTGTGATGACATCGAGTTCGGTGTTGAAGATGCAGCCAG ATCCGATACAGAGtttctttataaaattttgGAAGAAGTTATCAAAGCTGGGGCAACAACTCTGTGCATAGCTGATACTGTGGGCATAACAATGCCATTAGAGTTTGGAGAAATGATTGCTGGTATAAAAGCCAACGTCCCTGGAGTTGAAAATGTTATTATTTCTGTTCATTGTCATAATGATCTAGGACATGCTACTGCAAATACAATACAG GCTGCCTGTGTTGGTGCAAGACAATTAGAAGTAACAATTAATGGGATTGGTGAAAGGGCCGGTAATGCTGCATTCGAAGAG GTTGTGATGGCCCTAAAATGCAGGGGAGATCATGCCTTAGGTGGTCTTTATACTGGAATCAATACAAGACACATATTAAAGACAAGCAGGATG GTCGAAGAGTGCTCTGGTATGTATTTACAACCACACAAAGCTCTTGTCGGTGATAATTCTTTTCTCCATGAAAGTGGCATTCATCAG GCTGGATTGTTGAAGCACAGAGGAACATATGAAATAATATCTCCGGAAGATATTGGTCATGAAAGGTCCAATGGAGCTAATATGGTACTAGGGAAGCTAAG TGGACGCCACGCGTTGAAAAATCGACTCCAAGAG CTTGGTTATGAACTTAGGGATGATGAATTAGAGAGTGTGTTTCGGAACTTCAAAGCAATGGCTGGAAAAAAGAAG AGAGTTACTGATGTTGACCTTAAGGCATTGGTATCAGATCAAGTTTGTCATGTAGAACCTATTTGGAAGCTTGATGATTTGCAG GTGACTTGTGGAACTATGGGTTCTTCAACAGCATCTGTCAAACTTGTTACTGTTCATGGTAGCACACATGTTGCTTGTTCTGTTGGTGTGGGACCAGTGGATGCAGCTTACAAGGCTATTGATCTCATTGTGAAG GAAACTGTAAAAGTACTTGAGTATACACTGAATCCAGTTACAGAGGGAACTGATGCAATTGCAACTACACGTATTGTAATTCGTagagaaaacaacaaaacactTACTCATGCTTTGAATGGAAACTTTGTTTATCCAACATTTAG TGGGACTGGAGAAGGAGTGGATGTTGTTGTTTCTAGTGTGGAGGCTTATCTTACAGCACTAAACAAAATGCTCGATTTCAAGGACTGA